The window GAGTTcggtgagtagtaatcttaccgcaatttgtgttttcataacttgcatgatttacacatgatttttaacatgaataTGTTACTGATTATTTCgtgtgggacaagtcttttactcgatatgagaCCGAATAGTTATTTGACATGATTAccgttgttttaaatattcttgatgtcactagatatgttttaccgttacttgaatttactgttatcgaaaggaaattatatgatttgataagaactgaAATGTCCTATATTGTTTAAAATAGTTTCAACGAGTATATACGaattacagagacaagtataaatgggagtagacattgaaggatcccgtagctaatggcgggttcgttagacctggtgcaccttgtaattaccgattaccgttatagccctcgctagtgggaaggtagaactagcatattGTTACCGacttccctcgagtagggactactgttatatttgacttcttgcgaagaagtccacagttataccgattacatgatccgttcattgaaacctcccaaaatGTGAATACTGATAGTATacagtggttaccgagcttattactgaattgttaattatattttactacaagaaaagtgtgatgagactgaaaattatttattgtttctgaaagggcatttttatatattttctcttagagatactagcatgtttctgacttgtccccaaataAAAACGGTtatggttaagtgttattactcactgagctagcgactcattcctcgctaatttttttttacagagacagcagttgacgcaggcgaggatttcgttaattagaacGCACAGATTGATATTTCtcggtgagcctcgcacttgttcgcgtggacaaagattttatttattgttatggtcttttcaTTGAACTCTTaaagtcgctccatagtcattattttagtgtcatgagtattcttttgttattatagtcTAATGTTGAGTATCGTTCTCAtttatcaaagttggagataaattagtatttctagtGGTTAGTTGGTGGTTTAGTTATGGTGGAGACTTGTATTGGTTAATTGACAAGTTGTCAATTGTTTTGTatgatattaggatgtttggttgttgatttgagacaGGAAAATTTTTGGGATGGTCCAAAAACAGGagaaactctgtccgattttctgtaaaattaccgatgaggcttacttgggagcacttgctcctaagcaccggtcacaatcctaaattgggtcgtgacagaatagCAAAGCAAAGAGACTAAAACAATCAATTTTGAAATCCGCGCTTAGCGGTGAGAGAAAGCTTGAACAGTGGATAATTGGGTTAGGTAGGGTAATCCATTTACCTCTCTTTCCTCATCTACTCATGCAATAAACATCCCATGTATCAGTAAGAAATGGATCAACTCCCTTAAGTCAGAAATTGTCCtaaattatattttgggttgttccTAACAAAATGCACTCCCAAAAAGAAACTTTTCCTGTGTCTCTCTCTATACTTTCTCAACGTTCTGTGAAAAGTTCATCAGACCAACTAAGATGGGTTAAAATTCCTCGGAATGTTAAGAGTTGTATTTGGTGTCAGCTAGAAAGGAGCATAGAACATTTCCATCCCGGATAGGCCTGACACGAGTGGAGTAGTCAATAAAATTCATGGGCAAAGTTAAGAGGCAAATGTCAAAAGGTCAACAGCATCACTCGTATTGAGATGCCCACAGTTAGTATTTGCTGAGAAATATAAGATTCATGTTATACATGCCATAGAGAAAAGCGCAAAGGAAGATGGAAAGCGAAGACAATGCAAAGGTATTAGATGAAACTAGCTTGGGTTTCAATGAGTCCAGGGATCAAGCATGATGAAATAGCAGAATATCCACTGTCATTTGAATACAATTATAcattttaaggaaatttgaaaatATTAAGGGCCTGAACTGGTACCATTGGCACATTCCAATTATAGTCATCATTCATGGATGATGCATTAGAGGGTTTCTTTTCATATGCCAAAAGAAGTAGATCAAGCTACACCATATTCAATAATTATCGGCAGAGGAGGGAGGATTTTTTATTAAGGATAATAAGATAAAGTTTTGGGATATTAAAGGGGTATTGACAGTGAAAGgtaaattaggattaaactaagtAGCATCTATGCTTAATAATCAAACAAACTATGCTAATAGAGGGCAAAGTTTTTCTTAGCCTTCTCAATAAAAAGAGGGCCAAAGTTAGGCTGCATCAGGCTGGTTGATTAATTGATTTAACCTTCTAGGGAATATCTTTTCAACGGAATATAGCGAAATAAGCATGAAACCAAAAGATGATATCACCCAAAAATCCAGCAAGAATTAATAATATGGAAAATGTACCAAGAGAAACAAAGGACTGGTACCATACCTGTCCCTTTAAAATGGAAGCTAGCttcaatttctgcctcagcaGCTGTAGCCTGTGTCTTTTCTTAGTGATTGTATCACGTAAATCTGATATTGTTATCCATGCGTTCCACAAAGTTTTCTGCAAAAAGTACAACATTTTAACTTATAAAATGGGTAGGGATCTTGTTTATCAATCAGCATAAACTTATTAAAGGAACTAAGATAAGACCTTCAATATTTATTGTTCCTAGTGAAATGAAGCTATTTACAAGACGACTTGAACAAAAGGAAGGATCTGATCGAAGCTTTCTAAAAAAAGAACTGCATAACCAGTGGATTGATCAACATTAACAGATAGAATTTCAGTAAAAGTTACCTATCTCAATTAGCAAGTGAGAAGAATAATGACCAAATAGATGACAATATATGAAGTGTTATAACTTCAGTTAAAAACTTCTCTTGCAACATCTCTTATCCACAAACTAATAATTGGAGGTTTAATTCATATAAGATCAGGAAGCAAGAGAGTTCCTTGCAAGGCAATTTGGCCTAACCATGCTCCTAGCTAGGTAAACTTCTTTGTTCGGACAGCAGCTTGAGACACaattttaacagttgataattagACAAGGAACAAAAGAATACATATCAGCTGGGTACATTTTTTGTGCAAAGAAGCTAATGAAGATATTAATCATTTTCTCATTCTCCGTAAGATAGCCAACCAAGCAGTGGAATTTATTTTTGCAACTTTTTGGTGCTAGCAAGACAATGCCTAGGACTGTTATCAGACTATTCAGTGATGGAGGGGACAGAAAAGAAGAACCAGCGGATTAGAGAATGTAGTCCCACAAGCAATTATATGGATTATATGGAGAGAACAAAACCGAATGAAAATCCATGGAATAGGTAAAACGTTTAATCAAATTTTAAAActgaactttaatttatttttggagTTAGCATGAGTTGCCCACATGTATAGTTAACTGCCTGCATTCTGTATATAGAAATGTCAATCACTAAAGATCTATTACTATTAGGGATGTGCTTTTCTTATCCCTAGAAGTCATTTATACCCTACCAAAGGAAAATTCATGCAAGAGGAATGATTTGAAGTGACTTGTTCACATAGTTCTTCTGCAAGGTATGGAAGAACCTGAgctccctttttcttatttctcacatcccacaaAAATTTAGAAGGAAAAAGAATATAATCAGGGGAaaaaaagtttgaagttgaagggGTATACACAACAAACCAATCAATCAACTACACCTCAATTCCAAGACAAGTTGTAGTCTGTGATACAAATTCTCTACATATTCCGCTATATTCGGGCCCAGTTGATTTTAATACTAGTAAGTAATACTTAGGGGTACACACAACACATTATAGTGAGATATTGAAATCAAATTAAGAGATTCAAACTTTACAGTGAaaagtatagctttacctctgcattgtgtttttgcaccagCAAAGTTGCTTCAGTCGTAGCATTTACAAAACGCCACTGTAAGTGTCGATTGTACAGAAGCCGCAATAAGTGTGCATCAACAATTCGATTTTCGCCTACCTTCCCCCTCCGAACATCAACAGCAAAACTAAGAACTGAAGGGGTCTCAACGAAGTTACTATTAATAGTACTAACCACATTTCTGACACGTGATGGACTAGGCATTCCCCTGGAAGGAGATGATCCAATAAGCTTACTAGGAGATGCAGACCGAATGTTTCCACGAATAGGTGATGACATTGTTCGTGGGGACGATATTGGGACATCACTAGAGTACTTTCTCAACTTCTGTGGCACAACCAATTTGGACCCTGGACTTGTCGATAAAGGCGACCCAGGATCCTGCAACCTCCTCAACCTACTATTTGTTTCTTGCCAAAACCTAGCAGAAACAACAATGCCACGAGGCACACCGCGTATACGTGAACTCCCACCACACTCCTGCACTCCTGAAGTACTACCAGAAGAAACACTATCCGTGTCAGACGCGGTAAGATCAGACGGTAGAGACGACTCATTATTTACGTCCTGAGGTTGTTCAACAGCCTTCAAAGCCGGTTCAGCATTTCCCAAATCAAGACTCAACCTGCCATCGAACGAAGCCCTCCTTTCATCAATCATAGATTGCTGCAGTGTCCTAATTACATTCCCAGATCCAATAACCTTGTTTCTATCCCCATTATTATTACTACAATCTAAGCTCCTCGCCAACAGATTCCCCTGCCTAGCCCTCCCTGGCCAACGATGCTGATCAATAGGCTTAGAATTCTCCAACTGATCTGCCCCACCATAATCAGCTCTCCCTCTAAGGGGAGTAGCAGTACTACTACTACTAGTACTCCTCCTCCTCTCAGGGGTTCCTTTCCTTAAACTACTCAAATTAGGAGAAGGTGGAGCCACCTTAGTCTTACTTACAGGAAGTGAAAAGGTTTCACCTTGAAATGAAACTGATAAACTCCTAGTAGAAGTCACCAGCAGCTTTGTTGCTGCAGAAACTTCACCTACATTACTGCTTACTTTAGAATCAAGATCAGGTGTAAGAGGTCTAGAAACAGCAGACGACCGCCTCCGGTCAGTCACTGAAACAGATCTTTTGGGAGCTGAAACGGGAGTAGTAGTATTTGACAAATTTCTAGAAACTAAAGGAGAAGGGAATCTTCTAGTACTAGCAGAAGTTGAATTTGAAGATAGtgaagaagaatttgaagagGAAGTTGAAGGAGAAGGAGACATATAACGAGATTGGACAGTTCTTGATTTGGGTCTTTTAAGGTTAGCAGAAACTCCAACTCCATTGTTGTCTGGTAACAATGGGGGTCTTCTTGAAGGTTCATCTTTGGGGTTTTGTCGGCCACTTGTTGAAACAGCAGCCACCatcatctctctctctcacacacacacagtaACTCTCACTCTTTCTCTCCAAAATAGGAAATTCAGCTCTCACATtgtattttcaaaacaaaatacactTACCCATTAGCTGTTTCAGTGTCGCCATGGCCTAAATCCTGCAAAAGAAAGATCAAGATTCAAGAAATCCCACCATAACTCAAAACCCCATTATGAGTTTCTGATAAAGTCCACATTTTATCAAGATTTTACAGCTCAAACAACACTAATTTTAAAGCAGAATAACTTTAAAATAGAGCAGTGGTTTTCCGGTGAGAGTAAAGGAGGAGGAGGAAAGAGGTGAGTGAAAAGGCTCAGATTTGGGGGTACAGAAAATTGGTACATCCTCTTTAGGCTATTGGGTGGTTTTGGGGTTTTGTGAATCTTTGGAAAGACGTTACGCTAAGCAAATCATAATTTTGTGTTTCACTTATTTCTTAATGATTTTTAATGTGCATTGTTTATTTAcactataataataataatgtgtatGTATTTTGGTAATTAGAAAATGATTATTTTGCTTTATAATTAAACCAAATCAATCATTTTTTTTAAGTTGAGAGGTTGTTTGTATTATAAGAGGCGTGACTATCTTTAATTTTGTCTATTTGCGAGTGGAGTTCGTAGGTATTGATGGAGGTGTCCCAACTCCACATAAAAGCTCTCCCATACTTGAAATGCAAGTAAttactttaatatttttttgCTTTACTATATTTTGTCCCTTTCCTCAATTACGAATATGacatatcaaaacaaaaataacactACTATAATTATAACAACTACAACTCCGTTACACTTGACGAATAATTTTACGTATAGTCATTTAATTTTTAGTGTATTACACTTATTactataacaaaaaaaataactctaaattcaattattacaacaacaacaacccagtataatcccacttagtgggtttggggagggtagtgtgtacgcagtttccaaatagacccccggcatccttccctccaagaacttctcaccttgctcttggggagactcgaactcacaacctctcggttggaagtgggggttgcttaccatcagagcaacccctcttgtcttaaTTAAGAGCCAAGGTGACGAGCACCTATGCATTGTTGTcaagtcatagcatgcgagtgaatcTTATTCTTGTAATTGTTGCTTTCCTTGATCATATTATTCATGCTTAGACTAGATAATTGCGAAGTTGATCATTATTATCAAGTTTACGAATTttggcatttattgatgttgAATCAAGTTGAGGTTattattgtggaaccaaatgttgttTCGTtaaaaattttagttttatgattTTAACACACTGACTGAAAATACTGAAAGTTGGATAATTATCATTAGATTAGTACAGTAGTTACTAGATGAAACCGTTCAACTCTTTCTAACACCACTTGTTGATCTTTTTATGCAATTGCTGAGGATTTGTATTATGTATGTTACTTTGCGCCATTAATATTTTTTGTTAGGCAACCGCGGAAGCTATATTTATATTGCTATAGGACAATGTAAATTACTCCTATTTCAACttcttttttaataaataaaaggaaagtcATAGTATTAAAGTTTGTTAAGACTTGAATGTCAAATCAATCCAgaaaagtaaatatatatatatatatatatatatcccttaTACCAAAGTGCCCCAATTATATACTCATATAATACTATAAAGTTAAATTACAGGACTATAGCTCGtccaaaattagaaatttggacaACTCAAATTAACTAAAATCCCAGTAGATTCCATTTTGCTCCTAGAGGTCAAGCTAATATTTTGGTagactttttctttttaattaactACCTACAATCTAGTTGGCGCAAAGTCATAGGTTAACTAAGATAAAACAAAATTTCCTAGTTTGACCACTAAAGTAGCCCCTTGAACTTACTAACAACAATTGTCAAAAGATCTACCAGTAACAGTAATACGAGGCAAGAGGCCAAGGAATCTTTGTCCCACAATTGATTGTTCTTGGATTTTTTAGGGTTCATTATTTGAGCAAAGAAATCGCAAAAACCAAATGTGGGTTTGCAGGGGTCGTTTGGTTCGAAGTCaagttatgctgagattagttATTCTGGTATTATTTTTTGTTGACTGTTTGTTATGTtgtattaattctaaaattgtcaattttactgctttattatgGGATTACTATTTCACACTCTAGCGGGTATATATTATCccgttattatttttaatcaataacttATGCTAGGATTAATAATCAAACAAGGGATAAGACAGTACTAAATtttatcccaatattttttttatccatcatatcaaacgaccccttagagTTTAATTTTTGTACAATGTCTAGCAGGCTGCTTATATCACACacccttaggggtcgtttggttggaatacaatttataccggtataagttatgccggtataagttatattgggataagttatgctgagattattatttatcattgtttggtatgttgtattaagattgacaattgcataatttctaagaagaaggtagaagttataccggtgctaattacaccaccttctataaggtataagttattccggtgttaaaattaacaccgggataacttatacctggtttgctaaccaaacagagtattaaggtgatattaaatttttataccactcTTATActttcttatacctcataccaaacgaccccttaaagtGCAGCCTTTCTTCGGTCCCTACATAAATACGGGATACTCCGTGCACCGAGCTGTTTTTGTTTTATGTAACACGAAAAATTGAGTGATATTTGTCATAACCAATTAAATTGATATTGTaaggtaaaaatattatttaatacattaacattgtatataacttaaattcgaCTTTGTAATACTTTGAGAAATAAGACAAAAACAAACACCAAGATAGAGGTACCACAAATTAAAGAATGAAATCGATGGATATCTCACTAGAATTATGAGGCTTTAAATCTCTATGTCGTATTTGCATGTGAGCATTGCTAATTTTAGTGAAGTTCCAACTCTGTAATCTCAAGTACATATAGTTATATAGTTTATGTGTATCAGTAATAAGTGTATGCCAACATTTTAAGTTGAGTGTCAATTGTCTCTGTTTAAAGTTGTTCATGTGGATAACATGTCTTATTCACTGAAACATTCCTTTTTCCTCTATATGTGATTGGATATCTACTGCAATTCTTTCATTCATGTATTCTTGCATCTTCGAATACATAAGTTTTTTACATATACAATCCACGCATTTCAAGTTTTATAACGTAGTAAACATGTTAGATTTTTTCATCTATACATAGAGTACCAACACTAACAAATATTTGTTGACGCATCAAGTGATTATTTCACGCTAGCCATCATATGGTAGAATTGATCagtttcttaataataattttcagCACATCCTGCAGTGGATAACATGAAAGAAACTATGTATGACATGTACTTATGCGGTTAACGTagatactccctccggtccactttaagtaatttttttattcttttcacacatattaaggaaATCTtcttttagtattaattaataatgaaattgatcatattaaccttaatttattTATTGAAAATCTAACAAATTGTTCCTAGGctatttactccaagggcaacttTGGAAAGAAGAAGTTAATTCCATCTTGATATCTgaaaatcaaatattatggacCACAAAAAAAGGCCAAAATATCGCTTAAAATGGATTTTGGAAGGAGTACCATTTAGTAAGATAATGATCCTATATCACATAAAAAATCTCATGTATATAtgatatgtaaataataatatcc of the Nicotiana tabacum cultivar K326 chromosome 7, ASM71507v2, whole genome shotgun sequence genome contains:
- the LOC107814630 gene encoding QWRF motif-containing protein 2 produces the protein MMVAAVSTSGRQNPKDEPSRRPPLLPDNNGVGVSANLKRPKSRTVQSRYMSPSPSTSSSNSSSLSSNSTSASTRRFPSPLVSRNLSNTTTPVSAPKRSVSVTDRRRSSAVSRPLTPDLDSKVSSNVGEVSAATKLLVTSTRSLSVSFQGETFSLPVSKTKVAPPSPNLSSLRKGTPERRRSTSSSSTATPLRGRADYGGADQLENSKPIDQHRWPGRARQGNLLARSLDCSNNNGDRNKVIGSGNVIRTLQQSMIDERRASFDGRLSLDLGNAEPALKAVEQPQDVNNESSLPSDLTASDTDSVSSGSTSGVQECGGSSRIRGVPRGIVVSARFWQETNSRLRRLQDPGSPLSTSPGSKLVVPQKLRKYSSDVPISSPRTMSSPIRGNIRSASPSKLIGSSPSRGMPSPSRVRNVVSTINSNFVETPSVLSFAVDVRRGKVGENRIVDAHLLRLLYNRHLQWRFVNATTEATLLVQKHNAEKTLWNAWITISDLRDTITKKRHRLQLLRQKLKLASILKGQMMSLEDWAPFDKEHSISLLGAIEALKASTLRLPVIGGAHVDIQNLKDAVSSAHGVMQAMASSVGSILGKVEELNSLVSELAKVAAKEQASLEQCKDFLSMIATMQVKDCSLRTHVIQHNRGSTA